From the genome of Labrus bergylta chromosome 12, fLabBer1.1, whole genome shotgun sequence, one region includes:
- the LOC109985771 gene encoding synaptotagmin-2 isoform X1 has protein sequence MTKWNLFKEQTTPMVAAKPTGASALTVTPAPVALVSADNSTEPVDKNDAFDEIKNKFLNEIDKIPLPSWAIIAIAVVAALLILTCCFCIIKKCCCKKKKNKKGKKGKGDMGMKNLKGGEKQQDDDDEEDDVEPGLTGDEKEEEVKEKEKLGKLQYSIDYDFQENKLTVGILQAADLLSMDSGGTSDPYVKVFVLPDKKKKYDTKVHKKTLNPVFNETFTFKIPFQEMGGKTLVMCVYDFDRFSKHDVIGEIKIPMMALDLAKPVEEWRDLDSADQEEPEKLGDICISLRYVPTAGKLTICILEAKNLKKMDVGGLSDPYVKINLLQNGKRLKKKKTTVKKNTLNPYYNESFSFEIPLEQMQKIQAVITVLDYDKIGKNDAIGKIWVGSKSTGAGLKHWSDMLANPRRPIAQWHPLQPEEEVDASLAALNAKK, from the exons ATGACGAAGTGGAACTTGTTCAAGGAACAGACAACGCCCATGGTCGCTGCCAAGCCAACGGGGGCCAGTGCCTTGACTGTGACTCCAGCCCCCGTCGCATTAGTCTCCGCTGATAACTCCACCGAGCCGGTCGACAAGAACGATGCCTTCGATGAGATCAAGAACAAGTTCCTGAATGAAATCGACAAGATCCCAC TGCCGTCCTGGGCCATCATTGCCATCGCTGTGGTCGCTGCTTTACTCATTCTAACATGCTGCTTCTGCATCATCAAGAAATGCTgctgcaagaagaagaagaacaagaagggCAAGAAGGGGAAGGGTGACATGGGAATGAAGAATCTTAAAGGGGGAGAG AAACAACAGGATGACGATGACGAAGAAGACGACGTGGAACCCGGACTGACCGGAGacgagaaagaggaagaagtgaaggagaaagagaagctCGGGAAGCTGCAGTACTCCATTGACTATGACTTCCAGGAGAACAAG CTGACTGTGGGGATCCTGCAAGCAGCTGACCTCCTCTCCATGGACAGCGGCGGCACCTCTGACCCCTACGTCAAGGTCTTTGTCCTCccagacaagaagaagaagtacgACACAAAGGTCCACAAGAAAACTCTGAATCCTGTCTTCAACGAGACCTTTACCTTCAAG ATCCCGTTCCAAGAGATGGGAGGAAAGACTCTGGTGATGTGCGTGTACGACTTTGATCGCTTCTCTAAACATGACGTCATTGGGGAGATTAAGATACCCATGATGGCTCTTGACCTGGCAAAGCCGGTCGAAGAGTGGAGAGACCTGGACAGCGCCGATCAAGAGGAG CCCGAGAAGCTGGGTGACATTTGCATCTCTCTGCGTTACGTCCCCACTGCTGGAAAACTTACCATCTGTATTCTGGAGGCCAAGAACCTGAAGAAAATGGACGTGGGAGGACTGTCAG ATCCCTATGTGAAAATTAACCTGCTGCAGAATGGGAAgaggctgaagaagaagaagacaacagTGAAGAAGAACACTTTGAATCCGTACTACAATGAGTCCTTCAGCTTTGAGATTCCTCTTGAGCAGATGCAG AAAATCCAAGCTGTGATCACAGTGCTGGATTATGACAAGATTGGCAAGAACGACGCCATCGGGAAGATCTGGGTGGGAAGCAAGTCCACAGGGGCTGGCCTGAAACACTGGTCCGACATGCTGGCCAACCCCCGTCGCCCCATCGCCCAGTGGCATCCACTGCAGCCAGAAGAGGAGGTGGATGCTTCCCTCGCAGCCCTGAATGCCAAGAAGTAA
- the LOC109985771 gene encoding synaptotagmin-2 isoform X2 codes for MTKWNLFKEQTTPMVAAKPTGASALTVTPAPVALVSADNSTEPVDKNDAFDEIKNKFLNEIDKIPLPSWAIIAIAVVAALLILTCCFCIIKKCCCKKKKNKKGKKGKGDMGMKNLKGGEDDDDEEDDVEPGLTGDEKEEEVKEKEKLGKLQYSIDYDFQENKLTVGILQAADLLSMDSGGTSDPYVKVFVLPDKKKKYDTKVHKKTLNPVFNETFTFKIPFQEMGGKTLVMCVYDFDRFSKHDVIGEIKIPMMALDLAKPVEEWRDLDSADQEEPEKLGDICISLRYVPTAGKLTICILEAKNLKKMDVGGLSDPYVKINLLQNGKRLKKKKTTVKKNTLNPYYNESFSFEIPLEQMQKIQAVITVLDYDKIGKNDAIGKIWVGSKSTGAGLKHWSDMLANPRRPIAQWHPLQPEEEVDASLAALNAKK; via the exons ATGACGAAGTGGAACTTGTTCAAGGAACAGACAACGCCCATGGTCGCTGCCAAGCCAACGGGGGCCAGTGCCTTGACTGTGACTCCAGCCCCCGTCGCATTAGTCTCCGCTGATAACTCCACCGAGCCGGTCGACAAGAACGATGCCTTCGATGAGATCAAGAACAAGTTCCTGAATGAAATCGACAAGATCCCAC TGCCGTCCTGGGCCATCATTGCCATCGCTGTGGTCGCTGCTTTACTCATTCTAACATGCTGCTTCTGCATCATCAAGAAATGCTgctgcaagaagaagaagaacaagaagggCAAGAAGGGGAAGGGTGACATGGGAATGAAGAATCTTAAAGGGGGAGAG GATGACGATGACGAAGAAGACGACGTGGAACCCGGACTGACCGGAGacgagaaagaggaagaagtgaaggagaaagagaagctCGGGAAGCTGCAGTACTCCATTGACTATGACTTCCAGGAGAACAAG CTGACTGTGGGGATCCTGCAAGCAGCTGACCTCCTCTCCATGGACAGCGGCGGCACCTCTGACCCCTACGTCAAGGTCTTTGTCCTCccagacaagaagaagaagtacgACACAAAGGTCCACAAGAAAACTCTGAATCCTGTCTTCAACGAGACCTTTACCTTCAAG ATCCCGTTCCAAGAGATGGGAGGAAAGACTCTGGTGATGTGCGTGTACGACTTTGATCGCTTCTCTAAACATGACGTCATTGGGGAGATTAAGATACCCATGATGGCTCTTGACCTGGCAAAGCCGGTCGAAGAGTGGAGAGACCTGGACAGCGCCGATCAAGAGGAG CCCGAGAAGCTGGGTGACATTTGCATCTCTCTGCGTTACGTCCCCACTGCTGGAAAACTTACCATCTGTATTCTGGAGGCCAAGAACCTGAAGAAAATGGACGTGGGAGGACTGTCAG ATCCCTATGTGAAAATTAACCTGCTGCAGAATGGGAAgaggctgaagaagaagaagacaacagTGAAGAAGAACACTTTGAATCCGTACTACAATGAGTCCTTCAGCTTTGAGATTCCTCTTGAGCAGATGCAG AAAATCCAAGCTGTGATCACAGTGCTGGATTATGACAAGATTGGCAAGAACGACGCCATCGGGAAGATCTGGGTGGGAAGCAAGTCCACAGGGGCTGGCCTGAAACACTGGTCCGACATGCTGGCCAACCCCCGTCGCCCCATCGCCCAGTGGCATCCACTGCAGCCAGAAGAGGAGGTGGATGCTTCCCTCGCAGCCCTGAATGCCAAGAAGTAA